A single window of Zea mays cultivar B73 chromosome 10, Zm-B73-REFERENCE-NAM-5.0, whole genome shotgun sequence DNA harbors:
- the LOC103640938 gene encoding pre-mRNA-splicing factor CWC22 homolog: MANSVSPPRRRRHSHHDDVSPRRRKRRASPYPPRSPSLGVDADRRRRSRASPPDSDSRGRGRDAKPSEEKENGHAKPGRDEDGDNRSPRRDRVSDGEEGGERRRMRDRVSDDEKEEGRRRRRARDPDDEPDDRRGKRDREKDRRRHRRRSPSSESGSSPDGRRHRRRRRDEGSRRRDDRRRREDEGDERRRSPVKELTPPLPPPPPLLPEMIPGRTGGIYIPPFRMAQMMRDMEDKSSPEYQRLTWDALKKSINGLVNKVNATNIKNIVPELFAENLVRGRGLFCQSCIKSQMASPGFTDVFAALVAVVNTKFPEIGKLLLVRVVLQLKRAYKRNDKPQLLAATKFIAHLVNQVVAHELVALELLTVLLENPTDDSVEVAVGFVKECGAMLQDLSPQGLHAIFERFRGILHEGEIDKRVQFLIEGLFAIRKAKFQGFPAIRPELDLVEQDDQFTHEISLEDHLDPETNLNVFQANPNFVEDEKAYENLKRSILGAESSEDEEGSDAASDDDDDDDDESDEEDEEQMEIRDRTETNLVNLRRTIYLTIMSSVDFEEAGHKLMKIKLEPGQEMELCIMLLECCSQERTYLRYYGLLGQRFCMINKVYQENFEKCFVQQYSMIHRLETNKLRNVAKFFAHLLGTDALPWHVLAYIRLTEEDTTSSSRIFIKILFQELSEHLGIRLLNERLNDPNMQGSFESIFPKDHPKNTRFSINFFTSIGLGGITESLREYLKNMPRLIMQQQKPESSESDSSGSESGSESSSSGSSSEPESESSPDERDRRRSNKRRKRT; this comes from the exons ATGGCTAACTCCGTCtccccgccgcgccgccgccgccacagcCACCACGATGACGTCTCCCCGCGCCGCCGCAAGCGCCGCGCGTCCCCGTATCCACCTCGCTCGCCTTCCCTCGGCGTCGACGCGGACCGCCGTCGCAGATCTAGGGCTTCGCCGCCCGATTCCGACAGCCGCGGCCGCGGCCGAGACGCCAAGCCCTCTGAGGAGAAGGAGAACGGCCACGCCAAGCCCGGAAGGGATGAAGACGGCGACAACCGATCTCCCCGGCGCGACAGGGTTTCAGACGGGGAGGAAGGTGGCGAACGCCGGAGGATGCGCGATAGGGTTTCCGACGATGAGAAGGAGGAAGGACGTCGTCGCAGGCGGGCTAGGGATCCGGATGATGAGCCGGACGACCGCCGTGGCAAGCGAGACCGGGAGAAAGACAGACGGCGCCACCGGCGCCGGAGCCCTAGCTCGGAGTCAGGGTCCTCGCCCGACGGCCGTCGCCATCGCCGCCGGCGCCGAGACGAGGGTTCGAGGCGGCGGGACGACCGTAGGCGAAGGGAGGACGAGGGAGACGAGCGCCGTAGAAGCCCTGTGAAGGAGCTGACCCCGCCACTGCCTCCCCCACCGCCGCTCCTTCCGGAGATGATCCCTGGGCGCACGGGTGGGATCTACATCCCGCCTTTCCGCATGGCGCAGATGATGCGTGATATGGAGGACAAGTCGAGCCCTGAGTATCAGCGCCTCACCTGGGATGCTCTCAAGAAGAGCATCAATGGGCTGGTGAATAAGGTGAATGCGACCAATATCAAGAATATAGTGCCAGAGCTCTTTGCAGAGAACCTTGTTCGTGGGCGGGGGCTCTTCTGTCAGTCTTGCATCAAGTCACAGATGGCCTCGCCTGGGTTTACTGATGTATTTGCTGCGCTAGTTGCGGTTGTGAATACCAAGTTCCCTGAGATTGGGAAGTTGCTTCTTGTTCGTGTCGTGCTCCAGCTCAAGAGGGCATATAAGCGAAATGACAAG CCCCAATTGCTTGCAGCAACCAAATTCATTGCGCACTTGGTAAATCAGGTGGTGGCACATGAACTTGTGGCGCTGGAGCTTCTTACTGTACTCCTGGAAAATCCGACTGATGATAGCGTCGAG GTGGCTGTGGGTTTTGTCAAAGAGTGTGGGGCAATGCTGCAGGACTTGTCTCCTCAAGGGCTTCATG CTATTTTTGAAAGATTTCGAGGTATTCTTCATGAAGGAGAAATAGACAAGCGAGTGCAATTTTTGATTGAAGGCCTTTTTGCAATTAGAAAAGCTAAATTCCAG GGTTTCCCAGCCATCCGTCCAGAGTTGGATCTAGTGGAGCAGGATGACCAGTTTACACATGAGATATCCCTTGAAGATCACCTAGACCCTGAGACCAATCTAA ATGTTTTCCAGGCAAACCCCAATTTTGTTGAAGATGAGAAGGCATATGAGAATCTAAAGAGAAGCATCCTGGGAGCAGAGTCTTCTGAAGATGAAGAAGGATCAGATGCTGcttctgatgatgatgatgatgatgatgatgaatctGATGAAGAGGATGAGGAACAAATGGAGATAAGGGATAGAACAGAGACAAATCTTGTGAATCTTAGAAGAACAATATATTTGACTATTATGTCTAGTGTTGATTTTGAAGAAGCTGGACACAAGCTTATGAAAATTAAGCTTGAGCCTGGTCAAGAG ATGGAGCTGTGCATTATGCTTCTTGAGTGTTGCAGTCAGGAGAGAACATATCTTCGTTATTATGGGCTGCTAGGACAGCGTTTTTGCATGATCAATAAAGTGTACCAAGAGAACTTCGAAAAATGCTTTGTGCAACAATATTCGATGATTCATCGTCTTGAAACAAACAAGTTGAGGAATGTTGCCAAGTTCTTTGCACATTTGTTGGGGACTGATGCACTCCCTTGGCATGTTTTGGCTTACATCAGGTTGACAGAGGAAGACACAACATCATCTTCTCGTATTTTCATAAAAATATTGTTCCAA GAATTATCGGAGCACCTGGGCATACGCCTACTCAATGAGAGGCTGAATGATCCTAACATGCAAGGTTCCTTTGAGTCTATCTTCCCAAAGGATCATCCGAAGAATACAAGGTTCTCGATCAACTTCTTCACGTCCATTGGTCTTGGTGGTATCACGGAAAGCCTGAGGGAGTACTTGAAGAACATGCCACGTCTAATAATGCAGCAGCAGAAGCCAGAATCATCAGAGTCAGATTCAAGTGGATCCGAATCTGGTTCGGAAAGCTCTAGTTCAGGGTCCAGTTCTGAGCCTGAGTCAGAATCAAGCCCTGATGAGCGTGACAGAAGGCGAAGTAATAAGAGGAGGAAGAGGACTTGA